The Halalkalicoccus subterraneus genome contains the following window.
ATCGTAGTCGTCCGGTTGAGCTTCACCGAGAACTGACCTTGGTACTCGTCGGTGACGACGTTCTCCAGACGGTAGACGCCGCCCTCATCGAGTGCCGGCAGGTCGGATTTGGCCCACTTGGTGAACTTCAGAGTGCCCGATGGATCGCCGAGCAGTCCCACTTGGGCGATCGAGTCGCTCCGGGGCTCCCAGAGGTCGACCACTTTTACTGTCAGGTCGACCCACTGCTCTGCGGCGTCGATCCCCGCGAGTTGAACCTCGCTGTTCGAGCCGCCGCCGAGCGCGTCGCGCTCCAAACCCGCCTCGTCGAGGTAGTGGTTGGTAACGCTTCGGCGCGCTTCCTCGGCAGGGATCTTGTACTCGCTGACGAGCGTTTCGAGCCGAGATTCGACCTCGTCGGTACTGACGTCGAGGTGCTCGGAGAACTGGTCCGCTATGCTTTCCGCGTGCTGTCGAAGGTCTGTCATGATCTCACTGTCTCCGCCTCGTTTTCAATGGGAGACATACGCCTGTTGGTGCCC
Protein-coding sequences here:
- a CDS encoding replication factor A (Replication protein A protects and stabilize the intermediate ssDNA that is generated by the unwinding action of a DNA helicase at the replication fork. In addition, SSBs prevent the formation of secondary structures by single-stranded template DNA.), coding for MTDLRQHAESIADQFSEHLDVSTDEVESRLETLVSEYKIPAEEARRSVTNHYLDEAGLERDALGGGSNSEVQLAGIDAAEQWVDLTVKVVDLWEPRSDSIAQVGLLGDPSGTLKFTKWAKSDLPALDEGGVYRLENVVTDEYQGQFSVKLNRTTTITELDEELEVGDDETEIEGAFVDVQSGSGLIKRCPEEGCTRVLQNGRCSEHGEVEGEFDLRIKGVLDDGHEVQEVIFDKEATEEVAGITLEEAKQMAMDALDTTVVADEIRGKLLGRYYRVRGPTFGRYVLADAVEELGGPTDPEETLIKARSI